The region GTTCTGAAGGATTATGTGAGACCCAGGAAGCGCGTGGCATTCACGCGCTTCAATCTTTTTCTGCGGGACGAATTTTCCTGCCAGTATTGCGGTGGCAAGGGCGACCTAACCTTTGATCATGTGGTGCCGCGCTCGCGCGGGGGGATTACCTCGTGGGAGAACGTGGTCGCCGCCTGTTCGCCCTGCAACCTGAAGAAGGCCAACAAGTCGCTGCGCCATTCCGGCATGAGCCTGCGCCGCCAGCCGCGCTGCCCGACCAGCGAGGAGATGCACGCCCATGGCCGCCGCTTCCCGCCGAACCACCTGCATGAGAGCTGGATGGATTTCCTCTACTGGGATGCCGAGCTGGAAAGCTGACAGCCGGTTGAGCGATGACCCCGCCCGGATGCGCCGCGCAAGCGGCCCGGGCGAGCGCCTGCCCGTCCCCCGGGCTGGCGCTTTGGTGCCGCTGGCGAGACGGTCGAGGGCAGGAGGGACTTGGCACCATAAAGGGAACTGGCGAGGCGTCGGCGGCGCCATCCCACGGGCCGGCGCGCGCCCTCTGTCGGCATTCCGCTAAGCCCGCGCCTCGCTCACCTCGCTGCGAACAGCCATCGCGTGCGCGAGCGTCAGGCGCGAGCGTTTGCCGGGGCCGGGCGCAGGCTCCGGGAAATCGGACCGACAATGCGCCCCCCGGCTTTCATCGCGCAGCAGCGCCGCCGCCGCGATCAGGGTCGCCGTGGCAGTCATGTTCAGGAAATTCGGGTCATCGCCCGCCGCCCGTTCCAGCGCCGCGATCCGCCGCAGCGCCTCGCGCAGCCCTTCGCCGCTGCGGACCACGCCGACGAGATCGGTCATCGTGTGGCGCAGCTGGCTGACCGCCTCGGGGTCCGAGGCCCTGCCGCCTGCCACAAAGCTGACCGCGACCGGCGCGGCATCCGTCCGCTCGGGCAAAGCCTCGGCGATATCCACAGCGCAGATGCGGGCATAGACCAGCGCCTCCAAAAGACCGTTCGAGGCCAGACGGTTTGCCCCGTGCAGCCCGGTCGAGGAGGCCTCGCCGCAGACCCAGAGACCGGGCAGCGAGGCACGGCCCTGCGCGTCGGTGGCAATGCCGCCCATGTGGTAATGCGCGGCGGCGGCCACCGGGATCGCATCCGTCACCGGGTCGATGCCATTGCGCGCGCAGGCCGAGGCCACGGCGGGGAACTGCGTCAGGATGCGTTGGCCAAGTGCCGCGCGGGTATCGAGCATCGGGCGCTTGCCGGCCTGTGTCTGGGCGAAGATCGCGCGGGCCACGACATCGCGCGGCGCCAGTTCGGCATCGGGATGAACCGCCCGCATGAAGCGGTCGCCGTCGCGGTTGATCAGCACCGCGCCCTCGCCGCGCAGCGCCTCGGTCGCCAGGGGCGCCGGGTCCTCGCCCACATCCATCGCGGTCGGGTGGAATTGCACGAATTCCGCATCGGCGATCTCGGCCCCCGCCCGCGCGGCCATGCCGATCACCTGACCCCGAATGCGTGGCGGGTTGGTGGTCAGCGCGTAAAGCCCGCCCGAGCCGCCCCCCGCCAGTAGCACAGCAGGGCCTTGCAGCAGGACCGGTACGGAGCCATCGGCATCGGCGGACTGGATCACCACGCCGGTCACGCGGCCTGCGGTCATGTCCAGCGCCACCGCCATCGTGCCTTCCAGCACCTGGATCGAGGGTGTGTCGCGGACCTGCTCGATCAGCGCGGCCATGATCGCGGCGCCAGCCTGATCGCCCTTGACCCGCACGACGCGGGCGAAGCTGTGTGCCGCCTCGCGCGACAGGACGTAGCCACCATCCGCGCCCCGGTCGAAGGGCGTGCCGAGGCTGGTCAGGTCAAGGATATGTTCGCGCGCCTCGCGCGTCACCCGCCGGGCAACCTCGGCATCGACGATGCCCGCACCGGCGCGCTCTGTGTCCTCGGCATGGCTGTCGGGGCTGTCGGCCAGCGCCATCGCCGCCGCCACCCCGCCCTGCGCCCAGGCTGAACTGGCACCGCTCCCAAGTCGCTCGGGCGAGATCATCACCACCGGGCGCGGCGCCAGCTTCAGCGCGGCGTAAAGCGCCCCCAGCCCGGCGCCGACGATGATGACGCGATCGGTCGCGATCCGCTGTTGCGCCACCAGCGTCAGAGACCCAGCTTGCGCGACAGGTCGATCATCCGCTGTACCGCCAGCCGCGCGCGGTCAGCCACGGCCGGATCGACATGGACCTGGTTTTCCATGCTGTGCAGCACCCAGAGGATCTTCTCCAGCGTGATCTTCTTCATATAGGGGCACATGTTGCAGGTCTTGGCGAAATTCACCCCCGGCAGCTCGTCGGCGATGTTCGCCGCCATCGAGCATTCGGTGACCAGCATGGCTTGCTGCGGCTGGTTCTGATGCACCCAGTCGATGATGCCCTTGGTCGAGCCGGTGAAATCGGCCTCGGCCACCACTTCCGGCGTGCATTCGGGATGGGCGATGATCTTGATGCCGGGATTGTGCGCGCGATGGCTGCGCAGGTCCTCGGCGGTGTAAAGCTCGTGCACGATGCAGGAACCGGCCCAGAAGACGACCTTCTTCTTCGACTTGTTCGCCACGTTCTGCGCGAGGAACTGGTCGGGGGTCATGATGACCGTATCGCCCGGCATGGCATCGACGATCTGCAGCGCATTGGCCGAGGTGCAGCAGATGTCGGATGCGGCCTTCACCTCGGCGGTGGTGTTGACATAGCTGACCACCGGCGCGCCGGGATATTTCGCCCGCATCTGGGCCACGCCCTCGGCGGTGATGCTTTCGGCGAGGCTGCAACCGGCCTCCATGTCGGGCATCAGCACGATCTTTTCGGGGCTGAGGATCTTCGAGGTCTCGGCCATGAAATGCACGCCGCCCTGCACGATCACATCGGCGTCCACCTCGGTCGCCTTCATCGCCAGCTGCAGGCTGTCACCGACGAAATCGGCCACGCCATGATAGATCTCGGGCGTCATGTAGTTATGGCCAAGGATCACCGCATTGCGCCTGCGCTTCAGCTCCAGAATGGCCTTCACATAGGGCGCGTGGATGGCCCAATCGGGCAGGGGCACCACCCGTTTCATCTTCTCGTGGATATCTGACATCGATTCCGCGAGGTCCAGCGAGGGCGCGAGGTCGTAATGATCAGCCAGTTCGGCGCGAACATGGGTCAGGTCAAGCAACGGCAGCACTCCGATTGGGGGCAGGGGTGGCAGCGGGTTAGCCCGTCTGCGCGGGAAACCCAAGGGCCAAGTTGACCTAGCGTCACCGGTCGGGGCCTCGGGAATTCGGGACGGCGCCAAGCCGTGCGAGCTCGCCCGGCAGGTCGCCATAGCCGGTCTTGCGCCGCTGGTAGGCCAGACCCAGCCGCGCGGCGGCCTCTTCGGCCTTGGCGTCCAGCGCCGGGTCATCGGTCTGGGCCAAGTAGATCAGCCGCTCGTAATGGGCGAAATAGATGTCGCGCAATTCGGGGTGGCGATCCAGCGCCATGGCGCGCCAGACGAAGGCGTCGAACTGCCGGACCAGGAAATCGGTCAGGAAGAAGGCGGTGAATTCTTCGTCCTGACGGGCGGCATGGTCCTCGATCCCGTCGAAGAACGCATAGCAATGCGGCCCCGGGATCATCTCGACCCCCAG is a window of Paracoccus zhejiangensis DNA encoding:
- a CDS encoding HNH endonuclease — encoded protein: MLDDHGDFRTHFVREPASLRHHPALVLNADYRPLSYYPLSLWPWQEAIKAVFLDRVSILAEYDEVVRSQRQAFRIPSVVVLKDYVRPRKRVAFTRFNLFLRDEFSCQYCGGKGDLTFDHVVPRSRGGITSWENVVAACSPCNLKKANKSLRHSGMSLRRQPRCPTSEEMHAHGRRFPPNHLHESWMDFLYWDAELES
- a CDS encoding L-aspartate oxidase gives rise to the protein MVAQQRIATDRVIIVGAGLGALYAALKLAPRPVVMISPERLGSGASSAWAQGGVAAAMALADSPDSHAEDTERAGAGIVDAEVARRVTREAREHILDLTSLGTPFDRGADGGYVLSREAAHSFARVVRVKGDQAGAAIMAALIEQVRDTPSIQVLEGTMAVALDMTAGRVTGVVIQSADADGSVPVLLQGPAVLLAGGGSGGLYALTTNPPRIRGQVIGMAARAGAEIADAEFVQFHPTAMDVGEDPAPLATEALRGEGAVLINRDGDRFMRAVHPDAELAPRDVVARAIFAQTQAGKRPMLDTRAALGQRILTQFPAVASACARNGIDPVTDAIPVAAAAHYHMGGIATDAQGRASLPGLWVCGEASSTGLHGANRLASNGLLEALVYARICAVDIAEALPERTDAAPVAVSFVAGGRASDPEAVSQLRHTMTDLVGVVRSGEGLREALRRIAALERAAGDDPNFLNMTATATLIAAAALLRDESRGAHCRSDFPEPAPGPGKRSRLTLAHAMAVRSEVSEARA
- the nadA gene encoding quinolinate synthase NadA, whose amino-acid sequence is MLDLTHVRAELADHYDLAPSLDLAESMSDIHEKMKRVVPLPDWAIHAPYVKAILELKRRRNAVILGHNYMTPEIYHGVADFVGDSLQLAMKATEVDADVIVQGGVHFMAETSKILSPEKIVLMPDMEAGCSLAESITAEGVAQMRAKYPGAPVVSYVNTTAEVKAASDICCTSANALQIVDAMPGDTVIMTPDQFLAQNVANKSKKKVVFWAGSCIVHELYTAEDLRSHRAHNPGIKIIAHPECTPEVVAEADFTGSTKGIIDWVHQNQPQQAMLVTECSMAANIADELPGVNFAKTCNMCPYMKKITLEKILWVLHSMENQVHVDPAVADRARLAVQRMIDLSRKLGL
- a CDS encoding DUF1638 domain-containing protein, with translation MKAEIQDLTPAENATLPRTLLLACGALAREILAVREANGWAHMDLHCLPADLHLRPERIPDAVEAALEKHGADYDKAIVVYADCGTGGLLEARCKALGVEMIPGPHCYAFFDGIEDHAARQDEEFTAFFLTDFLVRQFDAFVWRAMALDRHPELRDIYFAHYERLIYLAQTDDPALDAKAEEAAARLGLAYQRRKTGYGDLPGELARLGAVPNSRGPDR